The following proteins are co-located in the Microcystis wesenbergii NRERC-220 genome:
- a CDS encoding type II toxin-antitoxin system Phd/YefM family antitoxin, translated as MTKLDIAQAKSDLSKLLDLAINGEEIVIIQGDEPVAKISPIKRPLKRGSAKGKVWMSDDFDEPLEDFHNYRE; from the coding sequence ATGACTAAATTAGATATAGCTCAAGCTAAATCCGATCTCTCAAAACTTCTCGATTTGGCAATTAACGGAGAGGAAATCGTTATTATACAAGGCGACGAGCCAGTAGCCAAAATTTCCCCCATCAAACGACCCTTAAAACGAGGAAGTGCTAAGGGAAAAGTATGGATGAGCGATGACTTTGATGAACCTCTTGAAGACTTTCACAATTACAGGGAATGA
- a CDS encoding type II toxin-antitoxin system Phd/YefM family antitoxin, giving the protein MIISLKEAQAKLPELIDNLKLGEELLITDNNRPITQLIGQIPIPPQRPSPGLCQGMITIVADDEEHWQDFLKT; this is encoded by the coding sequence ATGATCATCTCTCTCAAAGAAGCTCAGGCTAAACTCCCCGAACTGATTGACAATCTCAAACTGGGGGAAGAATTGTTAATCACCGACAACAATCGTCCAATTACCCAATTAATCGGGCAAATACCCATACCGCCCCAACGCCCTAGCCCTGGACTATGTCAAGGAATGATTACCATCGTAGCTGATGACGAAGAACATTGGCAAGATTTTTTGAAAACTTAA